One part of the Ornithorhynchus anatinus isolate Pmale09 chromosome 21, mOrnAna1.pri.v4, whole genome shotgun sequence genome encodes these proteins:
- the NT5C3A gene encoding cytosolic 5'-nucleotidase 3A isoform X2, producing MMPEFQKSSVHIKNPTRVEEIICGLIKGGAAKLQIITDFDMTLSRFSHNGRRCPTCHNVIDNCKLVTDDCRKKLLQLKEKYYAIEIDPDLTIEEKFPYMVEWYTKSHGLLVEQALQKTKLAEIVEESDVMLKEGYENFFDKLNEHSIPVFIFSAGIGDVLEEVIRQAGVYHSNIKVVSNFMDFDDNGILKGFKGELIHVFNKHDGALKRTEYFKNLKDNSNIILLGDSQGDLTMADGVANVENILKIGYLNDRVDELLEKYKDLYDIVLVKEESLEVPNSILQKIL from the exons ATG ATGCCAGAATTCCAGAAGAGTTCGGTTCACATCAAGAACCCTACAAGAGTGGAAGAAATTATCTGCGGCCTTATCAAAGGAGGAGCGGCTAAACTTCAG ATAATAACAGACTTTGATATGACTTTAAGTAGATTTTCCCACAATGGAAGAAGATGTCCAACGTGCCATA ATGTCATCGACAACTGTAAACTGGTTACAGATGACTGTCGGAAAAAG TTATTACAGCTGAAAGAAAAGTACTACGCTATTGAAATTGATCCCGACCTTACCATAGAAGAGAAGTTCCCTTACATGGTTGAGTG GTATACTAAATCACACGGTTTACTTGTCGAACAAGCTTTACAAAAAACTAAACTGGCAGAAATCGTCGAGGAGTCCGACGTGATGCTCAA GGAAGGATATGAGAATTTCTTTGATAAACTCAATGAACACAGTATCCCAGTTTTCATATTTTCGGCTGGAATCGGAGACGTACTAGAGGAAGTTATCCGACAGGCTGGTGTTTATCATTCGAATATCAAAGTGGTGTCCAACTTCATGGATTTTGATGACAAT GGCATCCTTAAAGGATTTAAGGGAGAGTTAATTCATGTGTTCAACAAGCACGACGGTGCTTTGAAAAGGACCGAATATTTCAAAAACCTAAAAGACAACAGCAACATAATCCTCCTCGGGGATTCGCAGGGAGACTTAACTATGGCGGACGGAGTGGCGAATGTGGAAAACATTCTGAAAATTGGATACCTGAATGACAGA GTGGATGAACTATTAGAGAAGTACAAGGACTTATATGATATCGTTCTGGTAAAAGAGGAATCTTTGGAAGTGCCCAACTCCATCCTCCAAAAGATTTTGTAA